One genomic region from Haloarcula sp. DT43 encodes:
- a CDS encoding 3'-5' exonuclease, with protein MVVDEYHDATPLMAAVAEKWFEHADTAIAGGDPLQVVNQYAGSHPRFFTERLDHLPEILLDRTYRVGEEHWQSATRMLQKEFTPPPVERTGRSEILTYNAPPIKPPEGRTSDWTTPSESTPGSPAWLYNEFIADTERSILYLARTRRWARGVSVALDRAGIIHDGQRGPGGWGWDGHRLDVFNALKKLERVPATYGDAHHGRGLDEYATDAADAISLRFTADEFAELLDHANARTLTLSRDDAEDLAAEHRREERVVTIRDVEEIATSEFWQEYTTGAASVKRLTKGDLTDHDLKALRRALPRYDDVVEDTHHVRVLTIHASKGAEATDVCCFDGITGKIAREMDRSEETRQNEARTWYVGLSRASERLHLMYDAFPGAIDHLPGNLAPQAAASARRQASEAMTDGGADDR; from the coding sequence ATGGTCGTCGATGAGTACCACGACGCGACGCCCTTGATGGCAGCTGTCGCCGAAAAGTGGTTCGAGCACGCGGATACCGCCATTGCCGGCGGTGACCCGCTGCAGGTGGTCAATCAGTACGCCGGCTCCCATCCGCGATTCTTCACGGAGCGGCTGGACCACCTGCCGGAGATCCTGCTGGACAGGACCTACCGCGTCGGTGAGGAGCACTGGCAGTCGGCCACGCGGATGCTCCAGAAAGAATTCACGCCGCCACCGGTCGAGCGCACCGGTCGGTCGGAGATCTTGACGTACAACGCGCCGCCGATCAAACCGCCAGAAGGCCGGACCAGTGACTGGACGACGCCGAGTGAATCCACGCCCGGGTCGCCAGCGTGGCTGTACAACGAGTTCATCGCCGACACGGAGCGGTCGATCCTGTACCTCGCCCGAACCCGACGATGGGCGCGGGGCGTGTCGGTGGCGCTGGATCGCGCCGGCATCATCCACGACGGCCAGCGCGGTCCCGGCGGCTGGGGATGGGACGGCCATCGCCTCGACGTCTTCAACGCGCTGAAGAAACTGGAGCGGGTACCGGCGACGTACGGCGACGCACACCACGGCCGCGGACTCGACGAGTACGCCACCGACGCCGCCGACGCGATCAGCCTCCGGTTCACAGCCGACGAGTTCGCTGAACTTCTCGATCACGCCAACGCGCGGACGCTCACCCTGTCCCGTGACGACGCTGAGGACTTGGCTGCGGAACATCGCCGCGAGGAACGCGTGGTGACCATCCGTGACGTCGAGGAGATAGCGACGTCGGAGTTCTGGCAGGAGTACACCACTGGTGCTGCGAGCGTGAAGCGGCTCACGAAGGGCGACCTGACCGATCACGACCTGAAGGCACTCCGTCGAGCACTCCCGCGGTACGATGATGTCGTCGAAGACACGCATCACGTTCGCGTCCTCACCATCCACGCGAGCAAGGGAGCCGAGGCCACGGACGTCTGCTGCTTCGATGGAATCACAGGGAAGATCGCCCGCGAGATGGATCGGTCGGAGGAGACGCGCCAGAACGAAGCCCGGACGTGGTACGTCGGCCTGAGCAGAGCGTCAGAGCGACTGCACCTGATGTACGACGCCTTCCCTGGAGCCATCGATCATCTGCCGGGGAATCTCGCGCCGCAGGCGGCGGCGTCCGCTCGGCGACAGGCGAGCGAAGCGATGACGGACGGGGGTGCTGACGACCGATGA
- a CDS encoding ubiquitin-like small modifier protein 1 — protein MEVTVYGPLRAATGAKTVEVGADGDTVGTVITALVDAYPRAESQLVDEDGDLRPSVRVMVGGESADRDERVPPGAAVEIFPAMRGG, from the coding sequence GTGGAAGTGACTGTGTACGGCCCGCTTCGGGCGGCGACGGGGGCGAAGACGGTCGAAGTCGGAGCCGACGGTGACACGGTCGGAACCGTCATAACGGCCTTAGTCGACGCGTATCCGCGTGCGGAATCACAGCTGGTCGACGAAGACGGCGACCTTCGGCCGAGCGTGCGTGTGATGGTCGGCGGCGAGAGTGCCGACCGCGACGAACGGGTGCCGCCCGGCGCGGCGGTCGAGATTTTCCCGGCGATGCGCGGCGGCTGA
- a CDS encoding sulfatase-like hydrolase/transferase, whose product MNRDVVLLTVDSWRADTTHLLTNLPERLPNRSEVICAGAATNWVFPAILSSSYYPHAYDKAGDLRSDISSLPRLLSDVGFNTAGFVACNPYVSKWDNHFDTFWNGGIASDSEQWYSNAIERWLSRGYRTAFLKKRVSAEKVAQRASAWYAQQDGPKFLWMHLMEPHLPYYPGIRKASDIGLLDSYRSILNYQRYGDETPADDMAVQRELYNKTIERFDEYIPNLLEFVDEDAITVAVADHGEEFDHGHYDHERLYDECVRVPLFWKNVPDLASTDTVRQIDLAPAIISGLNIDVPDDWDGQRPKSLDTQPAMMVTPQPNAGLLHTGIRTEDRKLIKSFDRESGQLVQSEFYDLESDPDEKNNIYDQDINEQMEDQLDEFVSEHESALSIDAATGLESNVVESRLQDLGYK is encoded by the coding sequence ATGAATAGAGACGTTGTACTTCTCACAGTAGATTCGTGGCGTGCGGATACTACACACCTACTGACGAATCTACCAGAACGGCTTCCTAACAGGTCTGAAGTAATCTGTGCGGGTGCTGCAACAAATTGGGTGTTCCCAGCGATACTAAGCAGTTCATATTATCCGCATGCTTATGATAAAGCAGGCGATCTCCGTTCAGATATCTCCTCTCTTCCTCGTCTCCTATCAGATGTAGGATTTAACACAGCTGGATTCGTTGCCTGTAACCCCTACGTTTCCAAGTGGGACAATCACTTTGATACGTTTTGGAATGGGGGAATTGCTTCGGATTCGGAGCAATGGTATTCAAATGCAATAGAACGATGGCTAAGTCGGGGGTATCGGACAGCATTCCTGAAAAAACGCGTCTCCGCTGAGAAAGTTGCTCAGCGGGCATCAGCGTGGTATGCCCAGCAGGACGGTCCGAAGTTCCTCTGGATGCACCTAATGGAGCCCCATCTGCCGTACTACCCAGGTATTCGAAAAGCAAGCGACATTGGATTATTAGACTCGTATCGATCCATACTCAATTATCAACGTTACGGCGACGAGACGCCAGCGGATGATATGGCAGTGCAGAGGGAACTGTACAACAAGACTATTGAGCGATTCGATGAGTATATCCCGAATTTACTGGAATTTGTTGACGAAGATGCGATTACAGTCGCGGTTGCAGATCACGGAGAAGAATTTGATCATGGTCATTATGATCATGAACGGTTGTACGACGAATGTGTCCGAGTTCCGCTTTTCTGGAAAAATGTGCCAGATCTCGCATCAACCGATACCGTTCGTCAGATTGACCTTGCCCCGGCAATCATTAGTGGATTAAATATTGATGTTCCGGATGACTGGGATGGGCAACGCCCAAAATCACTTGATACCCAGCCTGCAATGATGGTGACTCCACAACCCAATGCTGGCCTTTTACACACTGGAATCCGGACGGAAGATCGAAAGCTTATCAAATCGTTTGATCGAGAAAGTGGTCAACTTGTTCAATCTGAGTTCTATGATCTTGAGTCAGACCCCGACGAGAAGAATAACATCTATGATCAGGACATCAATGAACAAATGGAAGATCAACTTGATGAGTTTGTCTCTGAACACGAATCAGCTCTATCGATTGATGCTGCAACAGGACTTGAATCAAATGTCGTAGAGTCCCGCTTACAAGACCTTGGATATAAATGA
- a CDS encoding sulfatase: protein MKNVILLSVDALRADHLSCYGYQRETSPFLDEFADSNVFFEYPYSASSNTREAVPALITGQYPDTAIGSDYKLDTQTIASTLSKEGYSTAAFHSNPYASRAFGTDDGFDTYDDDLHFGKNKLIALAQRALDKIRNKHYVRADGINERSLKWIDNREEDDPFFLWNHYMDVHGPYEPPSEFRELFENRSISDRKAQRLYLRAVRDPQSVTDSEQEFLINLYDGEIRYTDSHIESFLANLEERDLLEESLIIITSDHGDAFGEHGYYEHPRHLHDELTYVPLLLKSPEVDADRYSETPVSMLDIAPTIFDYAGISVDCPGESLFSLLSDPPKERVVFSQARGEKSESHMRRFSARSIDSKALGEWNSNTEQTEITETGSREVTEKLREHISHRTSETDVVNDLDEVDDDEIERRLSALGYKE from the coding sequence ATGAAGAACGTCATTCTCCTTTCCGTAGACGCACTTCGAGCAGATCATCTCTCATGTTACGGGTATCAAAGAGAGACGTCCCCGTTTTTAGATGAATTTGCTGACTCGAACGTCTTCTTTGAGTACCCGTATAGCGCGAGTTCGAACACGAGAGAGGCCGTCCCTGCCCTGATTACTGGTCAATACCCTGATACCGCTATCGGGTCTGATTACAAATTAGATACACAAACAATCGCATCCACCCTCTCCAAAGAAGGATATTCCACCGCTGCGTTTCACTCTAACCCGTATGCATCTCGGGCATTCGGGACTGACGACGGGTTTGATACGTATGACGATGATCTCCACTTTGGAAAGAACAAGCTGATCGCACTTGCTCAGCGGGCTCTTGACAAAATCCGTAACAAGCACTATGTGAGGGCTGACGGTATAAATGAGCGGTCACTCAAATGGATTGATAACCGAGAGGAGGATGACCCCTTCTTCCTTTGGAATCACTATATGGATGTCCACGGTCCGTACGAGCCCCCTTCCGAGTTCAGAGAGCTCTTTGAAAACAGGTCAATCAGTGATAGAAAAGCCCAGAGACTCTATTTGAGAGCTGTTAGGGATCCGCAATCCGTCACGGATTCAGAACAAGAGTTTCTGATTAACCTCTACGATGGGGAAATACGGTATACAGATTCGCATATTGAGAGTTTTCTAGCGAATCTGGAAGAAAGAGATCTCTTAGAGGAGTCACTCATTATCATCACGTCAGATCACGGGGACGCATTCGGAGAACACGGCTACTACGAACATCCTCGTCATCTCCACGATGAACTCACATACGTCCCACTACTACTCAAATCACCAGAAGTAGACGCGGATAGATATAGCGAGACTCCAGTCTCGATGCTGGATATCGCCCCTACCATCTTCGATTACGCGGGGATTAGTGTGGACTGCCCGGGAGAATCGCTATTTTCTCTGCTTAGTGACCCGCCAAAGGAACGAGTCGTATTTTCCCAAGCACGTGGCGAAAAATCTGAGAGTCATATGCGCCGATTCTCCGCGCGAAGTATAGATAGCAAAGCGTTAGGTGAATGGAATTCAAATACTGAGCAGACAGAGATCACGGAAACAGGGTCCCGTGAGGTTACAGAAAAGTTACGTGAACACATTTCCCACCGAACTAGTGAAACTGACGTTGTCAATGATTTAGACGAAGTTGACGACGATGAAATCGAACGTAGACTTTCTGCTCTCGGATACAAGGAATGA
- a CDS encoding glycosyltransferase family 4 protein, whose translation MKICILSKMFPPGIGGAETYAYELADGLGQRGHEVDVYTQWVDDPNEEIDIHENVTVHRITKARKKLVTFETLYFSFKARRTIDFSQYDIVHGTLTPASTILVTPFNDIEPPVVLTGHGTSIGETKSVALETPADYLLKFFFYPMNVVMDYLAGRYADGIISISDHAQEELIRRYGFSEKKVQMIPHGVNTDKFQPQEETHPAVSPEKTTLLYVGRIGPRKGIDLALKSLSEIKDAEIEFLIAGTGRHKDHLEETAESLDVAEQTRFLGYVSEDELPELYSSADVFVLPSLYEGFGLVLLEAMASGTPVIGTDVGGIPTAVDDGTTGLLVNRNVPSLTTAINRIVQNEDYRKELSQNAIEKAEDTSWDSIVNSVEQMYNSVGTAKRQYNE comes from the coding sequence ATGAAAATCTGCATCTTATCAAAAATGTTCCCGCCCGGCATAGGAGGAGCTGAAACCTATGCATATGAGTTAGCCGATGGACTCGGCCAACGTGGTCACGAAGTTGATGTCTATACGCAGTGGGTAGACGATCCTAACGAAGAGATTGATATCCACGAGAACGTTACCGTACACCGGATTACGAAAGCCCGGAAAAAGCTAGTAACTTTCGAAACTCTCTATTTCAGTTTCAAGGCGCGTCGAACAATTGATTTCAGCCAATACGATATCGTTCATGGAACTTTGACGCCAGCATCGACGATTTTAGTCACCCCATTTAACGATATCGAACCACCGGTTGTTCTAACGGGCCATGGCACCTCTATCGGGGAAACAAAATCCGTCGCACTCGAAACTCCGGCAGATTACCTCTTGAAATTCTTCTTCTATCCGATGAACGTGGTAATGGATTACTTAGCCGGACGATATGCAGATGGAATCATCTCTATAAGTGACCATGCTCAAGAGGAACTCATTCGCCGATATGGTTTTAGTGAAAAGAAAGTTCAGATGATTCCACACGGTGTCAACACAGACAAGTTTCAACCCCAAGAGGAAACGCATCCTGCTGTAAGTCCTGAGAAAACAACGTTACTCTACGTCGGCCGGATAGGTCCGCGGAAAGGTATAGACTTAGCATTAAAATCGCTAAGCGAGATCAAGGACGCAGAAATAGAATTTTTAATTGCAGGAACAGGAAGACATAAAGACCACCTTGAAGAGACAGCAGAGTCTCTTGATGTAGCAGAACAGACCCGGTTTTTGGGTTATGTATCGGAAGACGAACTCCCAGAACTATATTCATCAGCAGACGTGTTTGTACTGCCCTCCTTGTACGAAGGATTCGGGCTGGTCTTGCTTGAAGCAATGGCTTCTGGTACACCCGTTATTGGCACTGATGTGGGCGGAATCCCGACCGCCGTTGATGACGGAACTACAGGACTCCTCGTCAATCGTAATGTCCCCTCACTTACAACAGCGATTAATAGAATCGTCCAAAATGAAGACTATCGTAAAGAGTTGAGTCAAAATGCGATTGAAAAAGCAGAAGATACTTCTTGGGATTCAATTGTGAACTCTGTAGAACAGATGTATAATTCCGTGGGGACCGCTAAGAGGCAATACAATGAATAG
- a CDS encoding metal-dependent hydrolase gives MVLPIEHFIIALLPVAGYALLRDRRLPSLRLAAVTFFGSQFPDLVDKPLAYELYLIPSGRVFMHSLPFAIPLSIVVIAYAVRTDRPRLGAAFAFAHLSHLVADNQRILPPDFYVSPDLLWPLRPPVARSSVPQWVGEGAVNLHLWTGFSVVVLALAAYVLVGDLQTHLDL, from the coding sequence ATGGTCCTCCCGATTGAGCACTTCATCATCGCCCTCCTTCCAGTCGCAGGATACGCACTCCTCCGGGACAGACGGCTCCCGTCGCTCCGGCTAGCCGCGGTCACGTTCTTCGGGAGCCAGTTCCCGGACCTCGTCGACAAGCCACTGGCGTACGAACTCTATCTGATTCCCTCCGGGCGGGTGTTCATGCACTCGCTGCCGTTCGCGATTCCGCTCTCGATTGTCGTCATCGCATACGCCGTCCGAACAGACCGTCCCAGACTTGGGGCGGCGTTTGCGTTCGCGCATCTCTCACACCTGGTAGCAGACAACCAACGTATCCTGCCACCGGACTTCTACGTATCGCCGGACCTGCTCTGGCCGCTCCGGCCGCCAGTCGCACGCTCGTCGGTCCCGCAGTGGGTCGGCGAGGGCGCAGTGAACCTTCACCTCTGGACCGGGTTCTCGGTGGTCGTCCTCGCGCTGGCGGCGTACGTCTTGGTCGGTGACCTGCAAACGCATCTCGACCTGTAA
- a CDS encoding glycosyltransferase has protein sequence MEIVWVTRGFPYPPDAGDRIVIYNWISRLSNRGHDIHLLASVPEPPNDEEIEELSRHLSSVECYQNSLGVIGYLKSLSQPLTPFIIQLSKVPQLQQKINKLVDSRGINAVFIDHTHVSGYSVPEGVKTLLGVHNLEYKWYWNTIKLAFPKFESIGYAIETARMAMYEKNLFKKNAYTAYEFVSNAELRWVEDRYPDLSDQLEWAPIGVDIARFDKAEPAELTQTQPSIVFTGTMTSHLNTDAVKWFSEEIFPQIKNEVPNSQFIIVGKDPTEEVKQLSEIEDVIVTGGVSQVEPYLVGADLVVVPLRGGAGVKVKLLEGLATGNLVLTTDYGIQGTTVTPGEELLLANESQEFANLAIECLKEPEKFKSVRQKGKRYVQKNHAWESVIDRLENRLKDTNTEGLSER, from the coding sequence ATGGAAATTGTATGGGTCACTCGTGGATTTCCATATCCCCCTGATGCAGGAGATCGAATTGTAATTTATAATTGGATTAGTCGTCTCTCAAACCGTGGTCACGATATTCATTTACTAGCTTCTGTACCGGAACCTCCCAATGATGAAGAAATCGAGGAATTATCCCGTCACCTGTCATCTGTCGAGTGTTATCAAAATTCGTTAGGGGTTATAGGATATCTCAAGAGTTTATCTCAACCTCTAACTCCATTTATAATCCAACTTAGTAAAGTTCCACAATTGCAGCAGAAAATCAATAAGCTTGTAGATAGTCGGGGAATTAATGCAGTATTCATTGACCATACCCACGTATCCGGTTACTCAGTTCCAGAAGGGGTGAAAACACTTCTTGGAGTCCATAATCTAGAATATAAGTGGTATTGGAATACAATAAAACTAGCCTTCCCCAAATTTGAAAGTATAGGATATGCTATTGAAACGGCTCGTATGGCCATGTATGAAAAAAACCTTTTCAAGAAAAATGCATATACTGCATATGAATTTGTTTCGAATGCTGAACTACGATGGGTGGAGGATCGATATCCCGATCTTTCAGATCAACTCGAATGGGCTCCGATTGGGGTAGATATTGCACGGTTTGATAAGGCAGAGCCAGCAGAGCTGACCCAAACTCAGCCTTCAATTGTTTTTACTGGTACAATGACCTCTCACTTAAATACTGATGCAGTAAAATGGTTTTCTGAAGAGATATTCCCACAAATAAAGAACGAAGTTCCTAACTCCCAGTTTATAATTGTAGGTAAAGACCCAACCGAGGAAGTAAAACAACTCTCTGAAATCGAAGATGTAATTGTGACTGGCGGTGTAAGCCAAGTGGAACCCTATTTAGTTGGTGCTGATCTTGTCGTAGTTCCCCTGCGCGGCGGTGCAGGTGTGAAGGTAAAACTATTAGAAGGTCTTGCTACTGGTAATCTAGTACTGACGACGGACTATGGTATTCAAGGAACTACTGTTACTCCAGGTGAAGAACTCCTTCTTGCAAATGAGTCCCAAGAATTCGCTAATTTAGCGATTGAGTGTCTAAAAGAGCCGGAGAAGTTCAAAAGTGTGCGACAAAAAGGGAAAAGGTATGTCCAAAAGAATCATGCATGGGAGTCGGTTATTGACCGTTTAGAAAACCGGCTCAAGGACACGAATACAGAGGGTCTATCAGAGAGATAA
- a CDS encoding glycosyltransferase family 4 protein yields MKIVIFTHYFYPHVGGIESVVENHAKRLAERGHDITIVTSDIDSDSRKDSRDGYTVVRYSAMNLLEDLGIPYPIPNPVDCIRVTRTVVDDDTDVLHVHGLNYLTSLLPLLALRHRKIPTLLHQHTPFVDYSPIVNSVERLNDAIVGRLVLNQADHCIAVSQNIADYLEELGADRTDVLYNGVDVDRFSPNIAETLDEVLYVGRLTQKKGIERLLQTVKVLENYGHDSSVRVVGKGDLTKEVREMADSSEILEFEGFVESERLSQLYSQASALIVPDQTGDALPTLTILESLASGTPPILVEDNQLPEVFTKNENYLKAQPEPESIANAIQRLSRSPELREATAQYSRKTAEESFNWESKIDQLESLYQIV; encoded by the coding sequence ATGAAAATCGTCATCTTCACGCACTATTTTTACCCTCATGTAGGGGGTATTGAGAGTGTGGTTGAGAACCACGCCAAACGTCTTGCAGAGAGAGGCCACGATATCACTATTGTCACGTCGGATATCGACTCTGATTCACGAAAGGATTCACGAGACGGTTATACCGTCGTCCGCTATTCAGCGATGAATCTACTTGAGGATCTTGGAATTCCCTACCCGATCCCGAATCCAGTTGATTGTATACGAGTAACTCGCACCGTTGTAGACGATGACACAGATGTTCTCCATGTCCACGGGTTGAATTACCTTACCTCACTGCTTCCCCTTCTAGCATTACGCCATCGGAAAATACCCACCCTACTCCATCAGCACACCCCCTTTGTCGATTATTCTCCGATAGTGAATTCTGTAGAACGCCTGAATGATGCGATAGTGGGTCGTTTGGTTCTCAACCAAGCCGATCATTGCATAGCCGTAAGCCAGAATATCGCAGATTACCTTGAAGAACTCGGGGCAGATCGTACTGATGTACTCTATAACGGTGTAGATGTTGATAGGTTCAGCCCGAATATTGCTGAGACTCTAGATGAGGTACTCTACGTTGGAAGGTTAACTCAAAAGAAGGGAATTGAGAGGCTCCTTCAGACGGTCAAAGTTCTGGAGAATTACGGGCATGACAGCTCAGTTCGCGTGGTAGGAAAAGGTGATTTAACTAAGGAGGTACGTGAGATGGCCGATTCAAGTGAAATACTGGAATTCGAGGGGTTTGTTGAGTCTGAAAGGCTCTCTCAACTCTATAGTCAAGCTAGCGCGTTGATCGTACCAGATCAAACGGGGGATGCACTTCCAACGCTTACGATTTTGGAAAGCCTGGCATCAGGCACTCCTCCAATTCTAGTTGAGGATAATCAGCTTCCTGAGGTATTTACTAAAAACGAAAACTATCTCAAAGCACAGCCAGAGCCGGAGTCCATAGCTAATGCCATACAGAGATTATCCCGAAGTCCCGAACTGCGGGAAGCCACTGCCCAGTATTCAAGGAAAACAGCCGAGGAATCGTTTAACTGGGAGTCGAAAATTGACCAGTTGGAGTCTCTGTATCAAATTGTCTGA
- a CDS encoding antitoxin VapB family protein, whose amino-acid sequence MATKTITVTEEAYERLREMKREDESFTDTLLRITGGEQDLMKGFGAWKDSGLRDEVVEGREELAEDFEERQDELFGH is encoded by the coding sequence GTGGCGACGAAAACAATCACTGTGACAGAAGAAGCGTACGAGCGGTTACGCGAGATGAAGCGGGAGGATGAGAGCTTTACAGACACCCTGCTCCGGATAACCGGCGGCGAACAGGACCTGATGAAGGGGTTCGGTGCGTGGAAAGACAGCGGACTGCGGGACGAGGTTGTGGAGGGGCGTGAGGAACTTGCCGAGGACTTCGAGGAGCGTCAGGATGAATTGTTTGGACACTAA
- a CDS encoding PIN domain-containing protein: MNCLDTNALIDYLHGEEAIAQFLQENRQLPIFAPTVSLHEVFVGAARLRGRDGIKDAKEDLEWVEPLELTVDGAAEAAVIKTELREKGAKIGAMDTLIAGMVRDSSGSLVTRDDHFDRVDGLDTETY, translated from the coding sequence ATGAATTGTTTGGACACTAACGCGCTCATTGATTATCTGCATGGCGAGGAGGCGATAGCCCAATTTCTCCAGGAAAATAGGCAGTTGCCGATTTTTGCACCCACCGTCTCACTCCACGAGGTATTTGTCGGTGCTGCTCGGTTGCGGGGACGAGACGGCATCAAAGACGCCAAGGAAGACCTGGAGTGGGTAGAGCCGCTTGAACTCACCGTTGACGGTGCAGCGGAAGCCGCAGTAATCAAGACAGAGCTCCGCGAGAAGGGGGCAAAGATCGGAGCGATGGACACCCTCATCGCTGGGATGGTTCGAGACTCGTCTGGGTCACTTGTCACTCGTGATGATCACTTCGACCGCGTGGACGGACTCGACACGGAAACGTACTGA
- a CDS encoding LolA-like protein: protein MRRLVLAVCLVSLLAGCGTFIGDSPPPSDERAVAAVEEANRSIAPVDAYRFEMDMHVAASADGQSRTVQVDGDGAVNVSAKRMRATSQTQDQTVDSYVDGYRAYQGCQEPWGGYAVENVSRTEPWATATPLHRQVLLFERSNVYWRGNETLDGNRTVLVTASPSADTLESIMDRRRTGDVGLDGASLENATARLWLDPETNRPVQSELRIRISQRGATATATITVQYTGYDEPTRVSIPPDVYDDPYQLGCPGAG from the coding sequence ATGCGACGACTGGTCCTCGCCGTATGCCTCGTGTCCCTCCTCGCGGGGTGTGGCACATTCATCGGTGATAGCCCGCCGCCGAGCGACGAACGCGCCGTCGCGGCCGTCGAGGAGGCGAACCGTTCGATAGCCCCCGTCGACGCGTACCGATTCGAGATGGACATGCACGTGGCCGCGTCGGCCGACGGCCAGTCACGGACCGTACAGGTCGACGGGGACGGTGCGGTCAACGTCTCTGCAAAGCGGATGCGGGCGACGTCACAGACCCAGGACCAGACGGTCGACTCCTACGTCGACGGGTACAGAGCGTACCAGGGGTGTCAGGAGCCATGGGGCGGCTACGCCGTCGAGAACGTCTCCCGGACCGAGCCGTGGGCGACCGCGACGCCGCTCCATCGGCAGGTCCTGCTGTTCGAACGCTCGAACGTGTACTGGCGCGGGAACGAGACGCTCGACGGCAACCGGACCGTCCTCGTGACGGCCTCTCCGAGCGCCGATACCCTCGAATCGATTATGGACCGCCGCCGGACCGGTGACGTCGGTCTGGACGGTGCCTCGCTAGAGAACGCGACGGCTCGACTGTGGCTCGACCCGGAGACGAACCGGCCGGTGCAGTCGGAGTTACGGATACGGATATCGCAGCGTGGCGCGACCGCGACTGCGACGATTACGGTCCAGTACACGGGGTACGACGAGCCGACCCGAGTCTCGATTCCGCCGGACGTGTACGACGACCCATACCAGCTCGGCTGTCCCGGGGCCGGCTGA